Below is a genomic region from Brassica oleracea var. oleracea cultivar TO1000 chromosome C9, BOL, whole genome shotgun sequence.
AAATTTTTAAAACTAGGATCAGTTCATTAGTTAACAAATTATGTAATTAATAAAAAAATTTAAAAAATTGTTTAAGGGGCAAATATATTAATTCGATCAATAATATAAAATTTTTTTCCATATGATATTTCTTAAATAATTTTCATATAAATTTACCATGCGCTTTACGCAAGTCTTTTCCTAGTAAAACATATTCCTTATAAATAGTAAAAAATTAGGAATAGCAAATAATGCATTATACTGTTTTATTCATTGGTCAACCTATAATGAAATGGAAAAAGTAATAGAGATTACACATGAGATCTAAATTGTTTATTATATTAACTGATTATATTATTTTATAATATCATGTTCAACAAGATTTTTATTGTATTAACCGATTATATTATTTTATAATCATTTTCAACAAGATGTTCCTCCAGGTCCACCATATGTGAACAAATTAGATTCTATGAGGATAAATCTTTTCTTTCCATCTCTTAATCCGTAACATTTGTTGCTGTCTAATAACTTAACTAATTCATTTATGTCACGTTCTTTGATCTTAAATTTAGAGTTTACAGTTAAGAGGTGTTTAACCCGCGCTGATTCATCTTCATTTTTAGTTGGTAGATGACCATTACCCATTGGTGGGCTTATTCCCGAAGGAGAAGCTTGGACAACTCCCGTAACTCCAACCATGTCCACACTATGACCTATTATATCAAATAGTTCTTTTGGCCAATAACCAATAGCTATATCTTTTCTAAAGTTTCGTACATGTGTTGTCCACCAATTTCCTGATACTTCATCCTTAATTAGATAATAAAACATTATAAAAGTTATATTTATAATACTCCAAAGAAAAATGTTACTAGCAAAATATAAATAACACCTGTACAATACTAGGAAAAACAGCTCTGTCTCCTTTTCGGGGATGAGGAATAGGGCCAGACAAAAGGTCAGTTTGTGACACTTGAATAAAACCAGGGCATATTGTATTATAACATCCTGCTCCATCGGCACCCTTTCAATATTTAGTTCTTATATATTAGTATAATTTAGATAATAATTGAAACTAGTATACATCTAAAGTACAAAAGTCAAAATATATATTGAAAGAATAACTAATTCGGTATTTAGATATGTCAGAATAAATTTATTTATATTTAAAGTATAGCTTAAAACCTTTTCATGTAAAATTTCACTATGCATATATAGTAATCATGGTTTGTTTAGCCATACTAGATGAATAATATTTGTAAAAAAAGTGAAATTCTGTGTAAAACAGTCAATTTTTAATTTAAAGAACGAGAAAAAACAAATCATATCGTTTTAGTTCTCATTTTTAAATATCGCGTAACATTTTAATATAACAACTTTAAAAATAGAAGTGACTATTAATAAATTTCAATTTAATTATATACATAAACATAATAGTCACTTACATACTGTTGCAATGTATGTGAAAACCTATACCTTTTTCTTTATTAAACATTTTGAATTTTTAGTAACACTCTTAACCATGGTTTATCATATTGTTTGTAGTTTTTATTTTGTTAAGAATTTAACAGAGAGTATTTTATATATTAATTATGTACCTTCCAAAAGCCAAAACGCCATGTTTGTCCATCACCAAATAAACTTGGATTTACCTATTGCACAAATATAAATAAATATATATATACTTATATAAGATTAAAATAAAATATTGAATTAAACTAGATTTTACCATCCAGCCGGTTTCGATAAAATTAGTTTTGTTATTTAATACACTGCCAGCATATATGTTTGCATATGAAGCTTGGTCTCTACTAACGTTTAAATCATGCACACTCAGCCAAGCTGCCAGACCATGGTAAGGACCTCGACCTTGTTCTCTAACTCCAGCAATCTTCAAATTACCGTACTCAAATCATACACGTTTTTAAGATGTACATATTTATAGCTCAAATAATTCATAAGACTTACATGTTTCCCATGGCTTTCGTCTGTGAGCGGGTTGAAGTGTCTCTCAGCCCAATATTGAGCATTTGCGACATATTTTTTTGTATTTTTCAATATAGGTACTGTTCCATTTGGACACTCAACTCTTATTCTGTTTTCAGTTTTATTCTTCACTTGCTTTTTAGGTTTTAAGTTTGAAAAAGATGGCTCCATCTACTCCAAATTATAAAATTACATGATAGCATCAGGCGAAAATTAAGTAGTGTTATATATTGCCGTATACTTTCCCAAACAACAAACAATTCAATATTGCTTGAAAAAAAAACTTAAATTAATATAATTTAGTTTGTTGATCCAATTTTTTAAACATCCCATTTGAAAAAGTT
It encodes:
- the LOC106317345 gene encoding uncharacterized protein LOC106317345; this encodes MNIFVKLVLVVFIVSLAQSREIVSNVKSSKLNEKILYDCVDIYKQPSLSHPLLKNHKIQMEPSFSNLKPKKQVKNKTENRIRVECPNGTVPILKNTKKYVANAQYWAERHFNPLTDESHGKHIAGVREQGRGPYHGLAAWLSVHDLNVSRDQASYANIYAGSVLNNKTNFIETGWMVNPSLFGDGQTWRFGFWKGADGAGCYNTICPGFIQVSQTDLLSGPIPHPRKGDRAVFPSIVQDEVSGNWWTTHVRNFRKDIAIGYWPKELFDIIGHSVDMVGVTGVVQASPSGISPPMGNGHLPTKNEDESARVKHLLTVNSKFKIKERDINELVKLLDSNKCYGLRDGKKRFILIESNLFTYGGPGGTSC